A DNA window from Desulfobacterales bacterium contains the following coding sequences:
- a CDS encoding ABC transporter permease: MIELVTSLMAITLRSGTSLMYATVGEIYTERSGILNLGVEGTMLMSAVTSFATVYHTGSLFLGILVAMLVGGAMSSIHAFLSITMRANQVVSGLSITLFGSGMASFLGQRLGPESNRGYLVGLVGPKFEPFAIPLLSDLPIIGAVFNQDVMTYIVYLLLPAGWYYLYKTSNGLNLRAVGENPQTADAMGINIARTRYLYTILGGMLVGIGGAHLSLSYAPGWTENITGGRGWIVIALVIFSMWNPARAVWGAILFGGINAVQFRLQASGTNIPAAFLNMMPYLATVLVLVVLTWWEALSKRVGAPSALAKSYMREDK; this comes from the coding sequence ATGATCGAACTGGTAACATCTTTAATGGCCATCACCCTGCGCTCCGGGACGTCTCTGATGTATGCCACCGTCGGAGAAATTTATACCGAACGCTCGGGGATTCTCAACTTAGGCGTTGAAGGCACAATGCTTATGAGTGCGGTGACCTCGTTTGCCACCGTTTATCATACCGGCAGCCTGTTTTTGGGAATTCTGGTGGCCATGCTGGTGGGTGGGGCCATGTCCAGCATTCATGCATTTTTATCGATTACCATGCGGGCCAACCAGGTGGTCAGTGGTTTGAGCATCACCCTCTTCGGTTCCGGGATGGCCAGTTTTTTAGGGCAGCGGCTGGGCCCGGAATCAAACAGAGGCTATCTGGTGGGGCTGGTAGGCCCCAAATTTGAACCCTTTGCTATACCGCTTTTAAGCGATTTGCCGATCATCGGCGCCGTCTTCAATCAAGATGTGATGACCTATATTGTTTATCTCCTGCTGCCAGCCGGCTGGTACTACCTTTACAAAACCAGTAATGGCTTGAATTTGCGGGCGGTGGGCGAGAACCCGCAAACCGCCGATGCCATGGGAATCAATATTGCACGGACGCGCTACCTGTATACCATCCTTGGCGGCATGCTGGTGGGTATTGGCGGCGCCCATCTGTCACTGTCCTACGCCCCGGGGTGGACCGAAAACATTACCGGCGGCAGAGGCTGGATCGTCATCGCTCTGGTGATCTTTTCGATGTGGAATCCGGCCAGGGCGGTCTGGGGCGCCATCCTTTTCGGCGGCATCAATGCCGTACAGTTCCGCCTGCAGGCATCGGGAACAAACATTCCGGCCGCCTTTTTAAATATGATGCCGTACCTGGCCACCGTTTTGGTGCTCGTCGTTTTAACCTGGTGGGAAGCATTGAGCAAACGCGT
- a CDS encoding ABC transporter permease, with product MRFVFEKRKTLSRKAIFLVPLASFFISLILTAILLAIFKTNPFVTFIAMFKGAFGSWPNFTETLVKATPLMLAGLGILIAFRLKFWNIGAEGQLTFGGIAATWVALFWSPFLPSWMVLPLAILVGMLAGAFWAGIPALLKVRLKVDEVLTTLMLNYVAILFAEHLYYGPWRDPKGFGFPGTPQFPDFTWLPRIAGRAHLGLIFALALALVLWFVLNRTRWGFELKVIGNNPGAAQTQGIKIAKNIMIALLLAGALAGLAGVCEVTGISRRLQQGLSIGYGYTAIIVAWLAQLNPIAAIFVALLIAALLVGGDQVQMMMGLPAAMGLVLQGMLLFPMLAGSLFTEYKLRIIKPKTREAQSG from the coding sequence ATGCGGTTTGTTTTCGAAAAACGAAAAACACTTTCTCGCAAAGCCATCTTCCTGGTTCCACTGGCGTCTTTTTTTATCTCGCTTATCTTAACCGCCATCTTGCTGGCCATCTTCAAAACCAATCCGTTTGTGACCTTTATTGCCATGTTTAAGGGCGCTTTCGGATCATGGCCGAATTTCACCGAAACTCTGGTAAAAGCCACACCGCTGATGCTGGCCGGTCTGGGCATATTGATCGCTTTCCGTTTAAAATTCTGGAATATCGGCGCCGAAGGCCAGCTGACCTTTGGCGGCATTGCGGCGACCTGGGTGGCGCTGTTTTGGTCCCCTTTTCTGCCATCCTGGATGGTTTTGCCGCTGGCCATCCTGGTGGGCATGCTGGCGGGGGCTTTCTGGGCCGGCATTCCCGCCCTGCTCAAAGTGCGCTTAAAGGTGGATGAAGTGCTGACCACCTTGATGCTCAATTACGTGGCGATTCTTTTTGCAGAACATCTCTATTACGGACCATGGCGCGACCCCAAAGGCTTCGGCTTCCCCGGCACACCACAGTTCCCGGATTTTACCTGGCTGCCGAGGATTGCCGGACGCGCCCATCTGGGGCTGATATTTGCGCTGGCCCTGGCATTGGTGCTCTGGTTTGTGCTCAACCGCACCCGCTGGGGTTTTGAACTCAAGGTCATCGGTAATAATCCTGGCGCTGCCCAGACCCAGGGCATTAAAATCGCTAAAAATATCATGATTGCTTTACTGCTGGCCGGTGCCCTGGCCGGGCTGGCCGGGGTCTGTGAGGTTACCGGGATTTCGCGCAGATTGCAGCAAGGCCTTTCCATCGGCTATGGGTATACGGCGATCATTGTCGCCTGGCTGGCACAACTTAATCCCATCGCAGCCATATTTGTGGCCCTATTAATCGCTGCCCTTCTGGTCGGCGGCGACCAGGTTCAAATGATGATGGGATTACCGGCCGCCATGGGCCTCGTATTGCAAGGCATGCTGCTTTTTCCCATGCTGGCGGGCTCCCTGTTTACCGAATATAAATTACGTATCATCAAACCCAAAACAAGGGAGGCCCAATCTGGATGA